The Apium graveolens cultivar Ventura chromosome 6, ASM990537v1, whole genome shotgun sequence genome contains a region encoding:
- the LOC141663704 gene encoding two-component response regulator-like APRR2 isoform X1: MVLNANDLLEWKDFPKGLRVLLLEQESDSASETRSKLEEMDYIVSVFYNETEALSAISNSAEGFHVAIVEVSSDNSDGRFKFLETAKDLPTIMTSNMHCLSTTMKCIALGAVEFLRKPLSEEKIKNIWQHVLHKAFNAGGKDISESVKPLRESVTLPQLCLGNGESNHQLSVKIEYNNQNQELSAGSDKYPAPSTPQIKRGERLLDDGDCQDQANIIADKDGMEPDVESKSVENTLGLSVAETTYGNIVAESTVQATPSQGSGDGDFRPEDQLANDSKDKSIESSLCSDKGIPMNTSIDTKTNSKASRLRKICGFKASRKKAKVDWTSELHKKFVQAVEKLGVDQAIPSKILEVMKVEGLTRHNVASHLQQKYRMQQRHILPKDRNYGSRKPVMVFPSYQNTSFLPGGQGYQGWVPPSSYPAGVQMWGAPYYPAWQTTENWHWTPYPAMHADAWGCPVMPPPPVGPCPPYPQSTPQCQNSDYLNISQMPDNLFDLCPAEEEVIDKVVKEAISKPWLPLPLGLKPPSTDSVLNELSKQGISSVPPHHTQGTHLH; this comes from the exons ATGGTTTTAAATGCTAATGATTTATTGGAATGGAAAGATTTTCCAAAAGGACTCAGAGTCCTGCTTCTTGAACAAGAGAGTGATTCTGCTTCAGAAACAAGATCAAAGCTTGAGGAGATGGATTATATTG TTTCTGTATTCTACAACGAAACTGAAGCTTTATCTGCCATTTCAAACAGTGCTGAGGGCTTCCATGTTGCTATAGTAGAG GTGAGCAGCGATAACAGTGATGGTAGATTTAAGTTTCTTGAGACTGCAAAGGATTTGCCTACAATAA TGACTTCGAATATGCACTGCCTGAGTACCACGATGAAGTGCATAGCG CTTGGTGCTGTTGAGTTCTTAAGGAAACCACTCTCAGAggagaaaattaaaaatatatggCAGCATGTACTTCACAAG GCATTTAATGCCGGAGGAAAGGACATCTCTGAATCAGTGAAGCCTTTAAGAGAATCTGTGACCTTACCACAGCTCTGTTTAGGGAATGGAGAATCAAACCACCAACTCTCTGTTAAAATAGAATACAACAATCAGAATCAGGAGCTATCAGCAGGAAGTGATAAGTATCCGGCCCCTTCAACCCCACAAATAAAGAGAGGAGAAAGGTTACTAGATGATGGGGATTGCCAAGATCAAGCTAACATTATAGCGGATAAAGATGGCATGGAGCCAGATGTGGAATCTAAATCTGTCGAAAATACTTTGGGTCTTTCAGTAGCTGAAACTACTTATGGTAATATAGTAGCTGAAAGTACCGTTCAGGCGACCCCTTCTCAAGGATCCGGGGATGGTGATTTCAGACCCGAGGATCAGTTAGCTAATGATTCTAAGGATAAGAGTATTGAGTCGTCTCTTTGCTCTGATAAAGGGATTCCCATGAACACCAGCATTGACACTAAGACTAATAGTAAAGCATCCCGACTTCGTAAGATATGCGGGTTCAAAGCTAGTCGGAAAAAGGCAAAG GTAGACTGGACGTCTGAGCTGCACAAAAAGTTTGTGCAGGCTGTAGAGAAACTTGGGGTAGATCAGGCAATCCCTTCAAAAATTTTAgaagtgatgaaagtggaggGTTTAACTAGACATAATGTAGCGAGTCATCTCCAG CAGAAATATAGAATGCAGCAGAGACACATTTTGCCAAAGGACCGGAACTATGGCTCGCGCAAACCTGTAATGGTCTTCCCTTCATATCAAAACACCAGTTTCCTCCCAGGTGGCCAGGGTTATCAGGGCTGGGTTCCACCTAGCAGTTATCCTGCTGGAGTCCAAATGTGGGGTGCTCCTTACTATCCTGCATGGCAAACTACAGAAAATTGGCATTGGACTCCATATCCAGCA ATGCACGCTGATGCATGGGGTTGCCCTGTAATGCCGCCACCTCCAGTTGGACCATGCCCCCCATATCCTCAG AGTACACCTCAGTGTCAGAACTCCGATTACTTGAACATCTCCCAGATGCCTGATAATTTGTTTGACCTCTGTCCG GCTGAAGAAGAGGTGATCGACAAAGTAGTAAAGGAAGCAATAAGCAAACCATGGTTGCCCTTGCCATTAGGCCTCAAACCTCCGTCCACGGACAGTGTACTTAACGAGCTCTCTAAACAAGGCATCTCGTCCGTCCCACCTCATCATACTCAAGGCACACATCTCCACTGA
- the LOC141663704 gene encoding two-component response regulator-like APRR2 isoform X2 codes for MVLNANDLLEWKDFPKGLRVLLLEQESDSASETRSKLEEMDYIVSVFYNETEALSAISNSAEGFHVAIVEVSSDNSDGRFKFLETAKDLPTIMTSNMHCLSTTMKCIALGAVEFLRKPLSEEKIKNIWQHVLHKAFNAGGKDISESVKPLRESVTLPQLCLGNGESNHQLSVKIEYNNQNQELSAGSDKYPAPSTPQIKRGERLLDDGDCQDQANIIADKDGMEPDVESKSVENTLGLSVAETTYGNIVAESTVQATPSQGSGDGDFRPEDQLANDSKDKSIESSLCSDKGIPMNTSIDTKTNSKASRLRKICGFKASRKKAKVDWTSELHKKFVQAVEKLGVDQAIPSKILEVMKVEGLTRHNVASHLQKYRMQQRHILPKDRNYGSRKPVMVFPSYQNTSFLPGGQGYQGWVPPSSYPAGVQMWGAPYYPAWQTTENWHWTPYPAMHADAWGCPVMPPPPVGPCPPYPQSTPQCQNSDYLNISQMPDNLFDLCPAEEEVIDKVVKEAISKPWLPLPLGLKPPSTDSVLNELSKQGISSVPPHHTQGTHLH; via the exons ATGGTTTTAAATGCTAATGATTTATTGGAATGGAAAGATTTTCCAAAAGGACTCAGAGTCCTGCTTCTTGAACAAGAGAGTGATTCTGCTTCAGAAACAAGATCAAAGCTTGAGGAGATGGATTATATTG TTTCTGTATTCTACAACGAAACTGAAGCTTTATCTGCCATTTCAAACAGTGCTGAGGGCTTCCATGTTGCTATAGTAGAG GTGAGCAGCGATAACAGTGATGGTAGATTTAAGTTTCTTGAGACTGCAAAGGATTTGCCTACAATAA TGACTTCGAATATGCACTGCCTGAGTACCACGATGAAGTGCATAGCG CTTGGTGCTGTTGAGTTCTTAAGGAAACCACTCTCAGAggagaaaattaaaaatatatggCAGCATGTACTTCACAAG GCATTTAATGCCGGAGGAAAGGACATCTCTGAATCAGTGAAGCCTTTAAGAGAATCTGTGACCTTACCACAGCTCTGTTTAGGGAATGGAGAATCAAACCACCAACTCTCTGTTAAAATAGAATACAACAATCAGAATCAGGAGCTATCAGCAGGAAGTGATAAGTATCCGGCCCCTTCAACCCCACAAATAAAGAGAGGAGAAAGGTTACTAGATGATGGGGATTGCCAAGATCAAGCTAACATTATAGCGGATAAAGATGGCATGGAGCCAGATGTGGAATCTAAATCTGTCGAAAATACTTTGGGTCTTTCAGTAGCTGAAACTACTTATGGTAATATAGTAGCTGAAAGTACCGTTCAGGCGACCCCTTCTCAAGGATCCGGGGATGGTGATTTCAGACCCGAGGATCAGTTAGCTAATGATTCTAAGGATAAGAGTATTGAGTCGTCTCTTTGCTCTGATAAAGGGATTCCCATGAACACCAGCATTGACACTAAGACTAATAGTAAAGCATCCCGACTTCGTAAGATATGCGGGTTCAAAGCTAGTCGGAAAAAGGCAAAG GTAGACTGGACGTCTGAGCTGCACAAAAAGTTTGTGCAGGCTGTAGAGAAACTTGGGGTAGATCAGGCAATCCCTTCAAAAATTTTAgaagtgatgaaagtggaggGTTTAACTAGACATAATGTAGCGAGTCATCTCCAG AAATATAGAATGCAGCAGAGACACATTTTGCCAAAGGACCGGAACTATGGCTCGCGCAAACCTGTAATGGTCTTCCCTTCATATCAAAACACCAGTTTCCTCCCAGGTGGCCAGGGTTATCAGGGCTGGGTTCCACCTAGCAGTTATCCTGCTGGAGTCCAAATGTGGGGTGCTCCTTACTATCCTGCATGGCAAACTACAGAAAATTGGCATTGGACTCCATATCCAGCA ATGCACGCTGATGCATGGGGTTGCCCTGTAATGCCGCCACCTCCAGTTGGACCATGCCCCCCATATCCTCAG AGTACACCTCAGTGTCAGAACTCCGATTACTTGAACATCTCCCAGATGCCTGATAATTTGTTTGACCTCTGTCCG GCTGAAGAAGAGGTGATCGACAAAGTAGTAAAGGAAGCAATAAGCAAACCATGGTTGCCCTTGCCATTAGGCCTCAAACCTCCGTCCACGGACAGTGTACTTAACGAGCTCTCTAAACAAGGCATCTCGTCCGTCCCACCTCATCATACTCAAGGCACACATCTCCACTGA